One window of Perca flavescens isolate YP-PL-M2 chromosome 15, PFLA_1.0, whole genome shotgun sequence genomic DNA carries:
- the ubn2b gene encoding ubinuclein-2b isoform X1 gives MAEPRKVPFVTISSFSTSPPSSESSKKRRREDEAVVDLTFGKDGGGSAAAVGSGGGGGGGGGGGGLFGNVNPKGGDAETEDGKPTVRLNLPLAEPNDRGSSEFNYGELVNTTLTQVKHAAGSTVPKGLAPPLDPSDPFADDDRERREVEELAKKFENKYGGVPKKKKKDRMQDLIDIGYGYDETDPFIDNSEAYDELVPASLTTKHGGFYINTGTLQFRAASDSEGENGGAEDHRFKKMKDGEERVIKKRRKKQDGGILEDKKPRKIRVPKTGVSGLNVHRPEKKKRKKLMKDSIHLANMLRRFTREKEEMRKKNLAAAGLPRPAGLARPAGPPRPAAKVPNANSALLNAQSKAAGSNECNMADLATDPAVMSLLGTANNDMLQDMMGDLDFGMLDSPQPSSPLQGENGAFGMAHKAGGSRVSQGNMIAPPPLPSGLPASLTKRIEDLRAASRLFDAEGRKKFFTLDMNNILLDIELQVQEQPAEVRSVVYSHLEVFVPCNKEALLKRLKKLSLNIQDDRFRTPLLKLKLAVCSMMPEQIARYNMDCIAKVAKQQSGEAEKNGSEDDDEEKPGRRVMGPRKKFVWDDKLRLLLCNLVRVKVGCLQQENLGTLAREEKLKTFLETEVKPLWPKGWMQTRMLYKESDIAHGHYTGYRANKRMVSTPKAKPKEAVWVQRSVPLAGATPSPAAQVAKRPPQSPSEPICLDSLDEDLSAPSLDSISKALAILGNAAKGLAHGDSPPSPDGPKSAGKPSALHTSPLVQQQKNNSSPSSNAPHYISTSSSPSGALSRPLCVTSAPLPSVRVDGMGAAKGSVQAHRHSVLNAQRTLAVGVAKANMPASASPPKPRPPPTASPLVAPGSKTGGPAPASGLLKGSNNKPNGGDTLVIASSPQARPHALVSPPHMSPKTFQTPRLPHTPPQSKSSPSPLSQTLSGVQPQPQSNFITPMHATLTKSTHSSIPPIVKLTSRPLNPAVITTTAASPFNPQSSRSQATPLLHQYSPKSPAGFRLPFSGAQGGSTKPGQGSYTLSGSQKTPNSNSTTNASLINTISISKHSGSSASPTMSSANAGQRQRTGGGTPQGAKPVASVISSSVSSHLPQVSTAGRGSLLGSASPLPLGFGMLGGLVPVSLPFQFPPLLNLPPLGTASSSTAAAGAAANSSAAFSTLTQNLYKSLQSGSQVALPPHLQLAFSDVSQSQAGDAKRKPL, from the exons ATGGCAGAGCCGAGGAAAGTGCCGTTCGTCACCATCTCGTCCTTCAGCACCTCGCCGCCGAGCTCGGAGTCCAGCAAGAAACGCCGACGCGAAGACGAGGCCGTGGTCGACCTCACTTTTGGGAAAGATGGAGGTGGAAGTGCCGCGGCGGTCGGGTCAGGAggtggcggcggcggcggcggaggaggaggaggtttgTTTGGGAACGTTAACCCGAAAGGCGGCGATGCAGAGACCGAGGATGGGAAGCCAACCGTCCGCCTCAACCTCCCGCTAGCCGAGCCGAATGATCGGGGATCCTCAGAGTTCAACTACGGCGAGCTGGTCAACACAACTCTCACTCAG GTAAAGCATGCAGCAGGTTCAACAGTCCCCAAAGGCCTCGCCCCCCCTCTGGACCCCAGCGACCCCTTTGCTGACGACGACAGGGAGCGACGGGAGGTAGAAGAGCTGGCCAAGAAGTTTGAGAACAAATAT GGCGGTGTcccgaagaagaagaaaaaggacagGATGCAGGATCTCATTGACATCGGCTATGGTTACGATGAGACGGACCCTTTCATAGACAATTCAGAGGCC TACGACGAGCTGGTGCCTGCCTCTCTCACCACAAAACATGGCGGCTTCTACATCAACACGGGCACGCTGCAGTTCAGAGCGGCGTCCGACTCTGAGGGGGAAAATGGCGGCGCGGAGGATCATCGCTTCAAG AAGATGAAAGATGGCGAGGAACGGGTGATaaaaaaacgtcggaaaaagcaaGATGGTGGAATTCTGGAGGACAAGAAACCCAGGAAGATCAGAGTACCAAAGACCGG AGTTTCAGGGCTGAATGTTCATCGGccggaaaagaaaaagaggaagaagctGATGAAGGATTCCATCCACCTGGCCAACATGCTGCGTCGCTTCACCCGGGAGAAGGAAGAGATGCGCAAGAAGAACCTGGCTGCTGCCGGTCTGCCGCGTCCCGCCGGTCTGGCGCGTCCTGCCGGCCCGCCGCGTCCCGCCGCCAAAGTGCCCAACGCCAACAGCGCGCTCCTCAACGCACAGTCCAAGGCTGCTGGCAGCAACGAATGCAACATGGCCGACCTGGCCACCGACCCGGCCGTGATGTCGCTGCTGGGCACGGCCAATAACGACATGCTGCAGGACATGATGGGCGACCTGGACTTTGGCATGCTGGACTCTCCTCAGCCCTCCAGTCCTCTCCAGGGAGAGAACGGCGCCTTCGGGATGGCACATAAAGCGGGAGGCAGCCGAGTGTCCCAGGGTAACATGatagcccccccccctctgccCAGCGGACTCCCAGCCTCGCTCACAAAGCGCATCGAAGACCTGAGAGCG GCGTCCCGTCTGTTTGATGCAGAAGGCAGGAAGAAGTTCTTCACACTGGACATGAACAACATCCTGCTGGA tATTGAGTTGCAGGTCCAGGAGCAGCCGGCGGAGGTGCGTTCAGTGGTCTACTCCCACCTGGAGGTCTTTGTGCCCTGCAATAAAGAAGCTCTGCTCAAACGCCTGAAGAAGCTCAGCCTCAacatacag GACGACCGGTTTCGAACGCCCCTGCTAAAGCTGAAACTGGCCGTGTGCAGCATGATGCCGGAGCAGATCGCTCGGTACAACATGGACTGTATCGCTAAGGTGGCAAA GCAGCAGTCGGGGGAGGCAGAGAAGAACGGGTCGGAGGACGATGACGAGGAGAAGCCAGGGAGGAGGGTGATGGGTCCTCGCAAGAAGTTTGTCTGGGACGACAAACTCAG GTTATTGCTGTGCAACCTGGTGCGGGTGAAGGTGGGCTGCCTGCAGCAGGAGAACCTGGGAACGCTGGCTCGGGAAGAAAAACTCAAAACCTTCCTGGAGACGGAGGTCAAACCTctgtggcccaaaggctggatGCAGACCAG GATGCTGTATAAAGAGAGCGATATAGCTCATGGTCACTACACAGGCTACAG AGCAAATAAAAGGATGGTCTCTACTCCCAAGGCCAAGCCAAAG GAGGCCGTGTGGGTTCAGCGGTCCGTACCCTTAGCGGGCGCCACTCCCTCCCCTGCTGCCCAGGTTGCCAAGCGACCGCCTCAGTCTCCGTCTGAGCCCATATGTCTGGACTCCCTCGACGAGGATCTCTCCGCTCCCTCCCTTGACTCCATCTCCAAGGCCCTGGCCATCCTCGGCAACGCTGCCAAGGGCCTGGCGCACGGAGACAGCCCGCCATCTCCGGACGGACCCAAGAGCGCCGGCAAGCCGTCGGCGCTCCACACCTCGCCGCTCGTCCAGCAGCAGAAAAACAACTCCAGTCCCAGCTCCAACGCACCTCACTACATCTCTACCTCTTCGTCCCCCTCCGGCGCTCTGTCCCGGCCTCTCTGCGTCACGTCGGCGCCGCTGCCCTCCGTCAGGGTGGACGGGATGGGCGCCGCTAAGGGCAGCGTGCAGGCGCACAGACACTCGGTGCTGAACGCTCAGAGGACTCTGGCTGTGGGCGTGGCTAAAGCCAACATGCCGGCCTCGGCGTCGCCGCCTAAACCGCGTCCCCCGCCCACCGCGTCTCCGCTCGTGGCGCCGGGGTCAAAGACGGGGGGCCCCGCGCCGGCGTCCGGCCTTCTCAAAGGCAGCAATAACAAACCCAACGGCGGCGACACGCTCGTCATCGCCTCGTCGCCTCAGGCTCGGCCGCACGCCCTCGTTTCCCCCCCGCACATGAGCCCCAAAACCTTCCAGACGCCGCGCCTGCCCCACACCCCCCCGCAGAGTAAATCCTCGCCCTCCCCGCTCTCTCAGACTCTCTCTGGAGTTCAGCCCCAGCCGCAGTCCAACTTCATCACCCCCATGCACGCCACGCTCACCAAGTCCACTCACAGCAGCATCCCGCCCATCGTCAAACTCACCTCCCGGCCCCTCAACCCCGCTGTGATCACCACCACCGCCGCCTCCCCCTTCAACCCCCAAAGCTCCCGGTCTCAGGCAACCCCCCTCCTACACCAGTACTCTCCCAAAAGCCCAGCGGGCTTCCGCCTGCCGTTCTCAGGTGCCCAAGGAGGATCGACCAAGCCGGGGCAAGGCAGCTACACTCTGTCAGGCAGCCAGAAGACCCCCAACAGCAACAGCACCACCAACGCTAGCCTTATTAACACCATATCCATAAGCAAGCATTCAGGATCCAGTGCCTCCCCCACGATGTCCTCCGCCAACGCAGGCCAGCGTCAGAGGACTGGGGGCGGGACACCTCAGGGGGCCAAGCCAGTTGCGTCTGTCATATCGTCCTCTGTCTCTTCTCACTTACCACAG GTGTCCACGGCGGGgcgcggcagcctgctgggctcagCCTCGCCCCTCCCCCTGGGGTTTGGGATGCTCGGGGGCCTGGTGCCCGTGTCCCTGCCCTTCCAGTTCCCCCCCCTGCTGAACCTGCCTCCGCTCGGCACAGCGAGCTCCAGCACTGCAGCCGCCGGCGCCGCAGCCAATAGCAGCGCAGCGTTCTCCACCCTGACGCAGA atctctaTAAGAGTCTCCAGTCAGGGTCTCAGGTTGCTCTACCTCCTCACTTGCAGCTCGCTTTCTCAG ATGTCAGTCAGAGCCAGGCAGGAGACGCCAAGAGGAAGCCTCTATGA
- the ubn2b gene encoding ubinuclein-2b isoform X3 has translation MAEPRKVPFVTISSFSTSPPSSESSKKRRREDEAVVDLTFGKDGGGSAAAVGSGGGGGGGGGGGGLFGNVNPKGGDAETEDGKPTVRLNLPLAEPNDRGSSEFNYGELVNTTLTQVKHAAGSTVPKGLAPPLDPSDPFADDDRERREVEELAKKFENKYGGVPKKKKKDRMQDLIDIGYGYDETDPFIDNSEAYDELVPASLTTKHGGFYINTGTLQFRAASDSEGENGGAEDHRFKKMKDGEERVIKKRRKKQDGGILEDKKPRKIRVPKTGVSGLNVHRPEKKKRKKLMKDSIHLANMLRRFTREKEEMRKKNLAAAGLPRPAGLARPAGPPRPAAKVPNANSALLNAQSKAAGSNECNMADLATDPAVMSLLGTANNDMLQDMMGDLDFGMLDSPQPSSPLQGENGAFGMAHKAGGSRVSQGNMIAPPPLPSGLPASLTKRIEDLRAASRLFDAEGRKKFFTLDMNNILLDIELQVQEQPAEVRSVVYSHLEVFVPCNKEALLKRLKKLSLNIQDDRFRTPLLKLKLAVCSMMPEQIARYNMDCIAKVAKQQSGEAEKNGSEDDDEEKPGRRVMGPRKKFVWDDKLRLLLCNLVRVKVGCLQQENLGTLAREEKLKTFLETEVKPLWPKGWMQTRMLYKESDIAHGHYTGYRANKRMVSTPKAKPKEAVWVQRSVPLAGATPSPAAQVAKRPPQSPSEPICLDSLDEDLSAPSLDSISKALAILGNAAKGLAHGDSPPSPDGPKSAGKPSALHTSPLVQQQKNNSSPSSNAPHYISTSSSPSGALSRPLCVTSAPLPSVRVDGMGAAKGSVQAHRHSVLNAQRTLAVGVAKANMPASASPPKPRPPPTASPLVAPGSKTGGPAPASGLLKGSNNKPNGGDTLVIASSPQARPHALVSPPHMSPKTFQTPRLPHTPPQSKSSPSPLSQTLSGVQPQPQSNFITPMHATLTKSTHSSIPPIVKLTSRPLNPAVITTTAASPFNPQSSRSQATPLLHQYSPKSPAGFRLPFSGAQGGSTKPGQGSYTLSGSQKTPNSNSTTNASLINTISISKHSGSSASPTMSSANAGQRQRTGGGTPQGAKPVASVISSSVSSHLPQVSTAGRGSLLGSASPLPLGFGMLGGLVPVSLPFQFPPLLNLPPLGTASSSTAAAGAAANSSAAFSTLTQNVSQSQAGDAKRKPL, from the exons ATGGCAGAGCCGAGGAAAGTGCCGTTCGTCACCATCTCGTCCTTCAGCACCTCGCCGCCGAGCTCGGAGTCCAGCAAGAAACGCCGACGCGAAGACGAGGCCGTGGTCGACCTCACTTTTGGGAAAGATGGAGGTGGAAGTGCCGCGGCGGTCGGGTCAGGAggtggcggcggcggcggcggaggaggaggaggtttgTTTGGGAACGTTAACCCGAAAGGCGGCGATGCAGAGACCGAGGATGGGAAGCCAACCGTCCGCCTCAACCTCCCGCTAGCCGAGCCGAATGATCGGGGATCCTCAGAGTTCAACTACGGCGAGCTGGTCAACACAACTCTCACTCAG GTAAAGCATGCAGCAGGTTCAACAGTCCCCAAAGGCCTCGCCCCCCCTCTGGACCCCAGCGACCCCTTTGCTGACGACGACAGGGAGCGACGGGAGGTAGAAGAGCTGGCCAAGAAGTTTGAGAACAAATAT GGCGGTGTcccgaagaagaagaaaaaggacagGATGCAGGATCTCATTGACATCGGCTATGGTTACGATGAGACGGACCCTTTCATAGACAATTCAGAGGCC TACGACGAGCTGGTGCCTGCCTCTCTCACCACAAAACATGGCGGCTTCTACATCAACACGGGCACGCTGCAGTTCAGAGCGGCGTCCGACTCTGAGGGGGAAAATGGCGGCGCGGAGGATCATCGCTTCAAG AAGATGAAAGATGGCGAGGAACGGGTGATaaaaaaacgtcggaaaaagcaaGATGGTGGAATTCTGGAGGACAAGAAACCCAGGAAGATCAGAGTACCAAAGACCGG AGTTTCAGGGCTGAATGTTCATCGGccggaaaagaaaaagaggaagaagctGATGAAGGATTCCATCCACCTGGCCAACATGCTGCGTCGCTTCACCCGGGAGAAGGAAGAGATGCGCAAGAAGAACCTGGCTGCTGCCGGTCTGCCGCGTCCCGCCGGTCTGGCGCGTCCTGCCGGCCCGCCGCGTCCCGCCGCCAAAGTGCCCAACGCCAACAGCGCGCTCCTCAACGCACAGTCCAAGGCTGCTGGCAGCAACGAATGCAACATGGCCGACCTGGCCACCGACCCGGCCGTGATGTCGCTGCTGGGCACGGCCAATAACGACATGCTGCAGGACATGATGGGCGACCTGGACTTTGGCATGCTGGACTCTCCTCAGCCCTCCAGTCCTCTCCAGGGAGAGAACGGCGCCTTCGGGATGGCACATAAAGCGGGAGGCAGCCGAGTGTCCCAGGGTAACATGatagcccccccccctctgccCAGCGGACTCCCAGCCTCGCTCACAAAGCGCATCGAAGACCTGAGAGCG GCGTCCCGTCTGTTTGATGCAGAAGGCAGGAAGAAGTTCTTCACACTGGACATGAACAACATCCTGCTGGA tATTGAGTTGCAGGTCCAGGAGCAGCCGGCGGAGGTGCGTTCAGTGGTCTACTCCCACCTGGAGGTCTTTGTGCCCTGCAATAAAGAAGCTCTGCTCAAACGCCTGAAGAAGCTCAGCCTCAacatacag GACGACCGGTTTCGAACGCCCCTGCTAAAGCTGAAACTGGCCGTGTGCAGCATGATGCCGGAGCAGATCGCTCGGTACAACATGGACTGTATCGCTAAGGTGGCAAA GCAGCAGTCGGGGGAGGCAGAGAAGAACGGGTCGGAGGACGATGACGAGGAGAAGCCAGGGAGGAGGGTGATGGGTCCTCGCAAGAAGTTTGTCTGGGACGACAAACTCAG GTTATTGCTGTGCAACCTGGTGCGGGTGAAGGTGGGCTGCCTGCAGCAGGAGAACCTGGGAACGCTGGCTCGGGAAGAAAAACTCAAAACCTTCCTGGAGACGGAGGTCAAACCTctgtggcccaaaggctggatGCAGACCAG GATGCTGTATAAAGAGAGCGATATAGCTCATGGTCACTACACAGGCTACAG AGCAAATAAAAGGATGGTCTCTACTCCCAAGGCCAAGCCAAAG GAGGCCGTGTGGGTTCAGCGGTCCGTACCCTTAGCGGGCGCCACTCCCTCCCCTGCTGCCCAGGTTGCCAAGCGACCGCCTCAGTCTCCGTCTGAGCCCATATGTCTGGACTCCCTCGACGAGGATCTCTCCGCTCCCTCCCTTGACTCCATCTCCAAGGCCCTGGCCATCCTCGGCAACGCTGCCAAGGGCCTGGCGCACGGAGACAGCCCGCCATCTCCGGACGGACCCAAGAGCGCCGGCAAGCCGTCGGCGCTCCACACCTCGCCGCTCGTCCAGCAGCAGAAAAACAACTCCAGTCCCAGCTCCAACGCACCTCACTACATCTCTACCTCTTCGTCCCCCTCCGGCGCTCTGTCCCGGCCTCTCTGCGTCACGTCGGCGCCGCTGCCCTCCGTCAGGGTGGACGGGATGGGCGCCGCTAAGGGCAGCGTGCAGGCGCACAGACACTCGGTGCTGAACGCTCAGAGGACTCTGGCTGTGGGCGTGGCTAAAGCCAACATGCCGGCCTCGGCGTCGCCGCCTAAACCGCGTCCCCCGCCCACCGCGTCTCCGCTCGTGGCGCCGGGGTCAAAGACGGGGGGCCCCGCGCCGGCGTCCGGCCTTCTCAAAGGCAGCAATAACAAACCCAACGGCGGCGACACGCTCGTCATCGCCTCGTCGCCTCAGGCTCGGCCGCACGCCCTCGTTTCCCCCCCGCACATGAGCCCCAAAACCTTCCAGACGCCGCGCCTGCCCCACACCCCCCCGCAGAGTAAATCCTCGCCCTCCCCGCTCTCTCAGACTCTCTCTGGAGTTCAGCCCCAGCCGCAGTCCAACTTCATCACCCCCATGCACGCCACGCTCACCAAGTCCACTCACAGCAGCATCCCGCCCATCGTCAAACTCACCTCCCGGCCCCTCAACCCCGCTGTGATCACCACCACCGCCGCCTCCCCCTTCAACCCCCAAAGCTCCCGGTCTCAGGCAACCCCCCTCCTACACCAGTACTCTCCCAAAAGCCCAGCGGGCTTCCGCCTGCCGTTCTCAGGTGCCCAAGGAGGATCGACCAAGCCGGGGCAAGGCAGCTACACTCTGTCAGGCAGCCAGAAGACCCCCAACAGCAACAGCACCACCAACGCTAGCCTTATTAACACCATATCCATAAGCAAGCATTCAGGATCCAGTGCCTCCCCCACGATGTCCTCCGCCAACGCAGGCCAGCGTCAGAGGACTGGGGGCGGGACACCTCAGGGGGCCAAGCCAGTTGCGTCTGTCATATCGTCCTCTGTCTCTTCTCACTTACCACAG GTGTCCACGGCGGGgcgcggcagcctgctgggctcagCCTCGCCCCTCCCCCTGGGGTTTGGGATGCTCGGGGGCCTGGTGCCCGTGTCCCTGCCCTTCCAGTTCCCCCCCCTGCTGAACCTGCCTCCGCTCGGCACAGCGAGCTCCAGCACTGCAGCCGCCGGCGCCGCAGCCAATAGCAGCGCAGCGTTCTCCACCCTGACGCAGA ATGTCAGTCAGAGCCAGGCAGGAGACGCCAAGAGGAAGCCTCTATGA
- the ubn2b gene encoding ubinuclein-2b isoform X2 produces the protein MAEPRKVPFVTISSFSTSPPSSESSKKRRREDEAVVDLTFGKDGGGSAAAVGSGGGGGGGGGGGGLFGNVNPKGGDAETEDGKPTVRLNLPLAEPNDRGSSEFNYGELVNTTLTQVKHAAGSTVPKGLAPPLDPSDPFADDDRERREVEELAKKFENKYGGVPKKKKKDRMQDLIDIGYGYDETDPFIDNSEAYDELVPASLTTKHGGFYINTGTLQFRAASDSEGENGGAEDHRFKMKDGEERVIKKRRKKQDGGILEDKKPRKIRVPKTGVSGLNVHRPEKKKRKKLMKDSIHLANMLRRFTREKEEMRKKNLAAAGLPRPAGLARPAGPPRPAAKVPNANSALLNAQSKAAGSNECNMADLATDPAVMSLLGTANNDMLQDMMGDLDFGMLDSPQPSSPLQGENGAFGMAHKAGGSRVSQGNMIAPPPLPSGLPASLTKRIEDLRAASRLFDAEGRKKFFTLDMNNILLDIELQVQEQPAEVRSVVYSHLEVFVPCNKEALLKRLKKLSLNIQDDRFRTPLLKLKLAVCSMMPEQIARYNMDCIAKVAKQQSGEAEKNGSEDDDEEKPGRRVMGPRKKFVWDDKLRLLLCNLVRVKVGCLQQENLGTLAREEKLKTFLETEVKPLWPKGWMQTRMLYKESDIAHGHYTGYRANKRMVSTPKAKPKEAVWVQRSVPLAGATPSPAAQVAKRPPQSPSEPICLDSLDEDLSAPSLDSISKALAILGNAAKGLAHGDSPPSPDGPKSAGKPSALHTSPLVQQQKNNSSPSSNAPHYISTSSSPSGALSRPLCVTSAPLPSVRVDGMGAAKGSVQAHRHSVLNAQRTLAVGVAKANMPASASPPKPRPPPTASPLVAPGSKTGGPAPASGLLKGSNNKPNGGDTLVIASSPQARPHALVSPPHMSPKTFQTPRLPHTPPQSKSSPSPLSQTLSGVQPQPQSNFITPMHATLTKSTHSSIPPIVKLTSRPLNPAVITTTAASPFNPQSSRSQATPLLHQYSPKSPAGFRLPFSGAQGGSTKPGQGSYTLSGSQKTPNSNSTTNASLINTISISKHSGSSASPTMSSANAGQRQRTGGGTPQGAKPVASVISSSVSSHLPQVSTAGRGSLLGSASPLPLGFGMLGGLVPVSLPFQFPPLLNLPPLGTASSSTAAAGAAANSSAAFSTLTQNLYKSLQSGSQVALPPHLQLAFSDVSQSQAGDAKRKPL, from the exons ATGGCAGAGCCGAGGAAAGTGCCGTTCGTCACCATCTCGTCCTTCAGCACCTCGCCGCCGAGCTCGGAGTCCAGCAAGAAACGCCGACGCGAAGACGAGGCCGTGGTCGACCTCACTTTTGGGAAAGATGGAGGTGGAAGTGCCGCGGCGGTCGGGTCAGGAggtggcggcggcggcggcggaggaggaggaggtttgTTTGGGAACGTTAACCCGAAAGGCGGCGATGCAGAGACCGAGGATGGGAAGCCAACCGTCCGCCTCAACCTCCCGCTAGCCGAGCCGAATGATCGGGGATCCTCAGAGTTCAACTACGGCGAGCTGGTCAACACAACTCTCACTCAG GTAAAGCATGCAGCAGGTTCAACAGTCCCCAAAGGCCTCGCCCCCCCTCTGGACCCCAGCGACCCCTTTGCTGACGACGACAGGGAGCGACGGGAGGTAGAAGAGCTGGCCAAGAAGTTTGAGAACAAATAT GGCGGTGTcccgaagaagaagaaaaaggacagGATGCAGGATCTCATTGACATCGGCTATGGTTACGATGAGACGGACCCTTTCATAGACAATTCAGAGGCC TACGACGAGCTGGTGCCTGCCTCTCTCACCACAAAACATGGCGGCTTCTACATCAACACGGGCACGCTGCAGTTCAGAGCGGCGTCCGACTCTGAGGGGGAAAATGGCGGCGCGGAGGATCATCGCTTCAAG ATGAAAGATGGCGAGGAACGGGTGATaaaaaaacgtcggaaaaagcaaGATGGTGGAATTCTGGAGGACAAGAAACCCAGGAAGATCAGAGTACCAAAGACCGG AGTTTCAGGGCTGAATGTTCATCGGccggaaaagaaaaagaggaagaagctGATGAAGGATTCCATCCACCTGGCCAACATGCTGCGTCGCTTCACCCGGGAGAAGGAAGAGATGCGCAAGAAGAACCTGGCTGCTGCCGGTCTGCCGCGTCCCGCCGGTCTGGCGCGTCCTGCCGGCCCGCCGCGTCCCGCCGCCAAAGTGCCCAACGCCAACAGCGCGCTCCTCAACGCACAGTCCAAGGCTGCTGGCAGCAACGAATGCAACATGGCCGACCTGGCCACCGACCCGGCCGTGATGTCGCTGCTGGGCACGGCCAATAACGACATGCTGCAGGACATGATGGGCGACCTGGACTTTGGCATGCTGGACTCTCCTCAGCCCTCCAGTCCTCTCCAGGGAGAGAACGGCGCCTTCGGGATGGCACATAAAGCGGGAGGCAGCCGAGTGTCCCAGGGTAACATGatagcccccccccctctgccCAGCGGACTCCCAGCCTCGCTCACAAAGCGCATCGAAGACCTGAGAGCG GCGTCCCGTCTGTTTGATGCAGAAGGCAGGAAGAAGTTCTTCACACTGGACATGAACAACATCCTGCTGGA tATTGAGTTGCAGGTCCAGGAGCAGCCGGCGGAGGTGCGTTCAGTGGTCTACTCCCACCTGGAGGTCTTTGTGCCCTGCAATAAAGAAGCTCTGCTCAAACGCCTGAAGAAGCTCAGCCTCAacatacag GACGACCGGTTTCGAACGCCCCTGCTAAAGCTGAAACTGGCCGTGTGCAGCATGATGCCGGAGCAGATCGCTCGGTACAACATGGACTGTATCGCTAAGGTGGCAAA GCAGCAGTCGGGGGAGGCAGAGAAGAACGGGTCGGAGGACGATGACGAGGAGAAGCCAGGGAGGAGGGTGATGGGTCCTCGCAAGAAGTTTGTCTGGGACGACAAACTCAG GTTATTGCTGTGCAACCTGGTGCGGGTGAAGGTGGGCTGCCTGCAGCAGGAGAACCTGGGAACGCTGGCTCGGGAAGAAAAACTCAAAACCTTCCTGGAGACGGAGGTCAAACCTctgtggcccaaaggctggatGCAGACCAG GATGCTGTATAAAGAGAGCGATATAGCTCATGGTCACTACACAGGCTACAG AGCAAATAAAAGGATGGTCTCTACTCCCAAGGCCAAGCCAAAG GAGGCCGTGTGGGTTCAGCGGTCCGTACCCTTAGCGGGCGCCACTCCCTCCCCTGCTGCCCAGGTTGCCAAGCGACCGCCTCAGTCTCCGTCTGAGCCCATATGTCTGGACTCCCTCGACGAGGATCTCTCCGCTCCCTCCCTTGACTCCATCTCCAAGGCCCTGGCCATCCTCGGCAACGCTGCCAAGGGCCTGGCGCACGGAGACAGCCCGCCATCTCCGGACGGACCCAAGAGCGCCGGCAAGCCGTCGGCGCTCCACACCTCGCCGCTCGTCCAGCAGCAGAAAAACAACTCCAGTCCCAGCTCCAACGCACCTCACTACATCTCTACCTCTTCGTCCCCCTCCGGCGCTCTGTCCCGGCCTCTCTGCGTCACGTCGGCGCCGCTGCCCTCCGTCAGGGTGGACGGGATGGGCGCCGCTAAGGGCAGCGTGCAGGCGCACAGACACTCGGTGCTGAACGCTCAGAGGACTCTGGCTGTGGGCGTGGCTAAAGCCAACATGCCGGCCTCGGCGTCGCCGCCTAAACCGCGTCCCCCGCCCACCGCGTCTCCGCTCGTGGCGCCGGGGTCAAAGACGGGGGGCCCCGCGCCGGCGTCCGGCCTTCTCAAAGGCAGCAATAACAAACCCAACGGCGGCGACACGCTCGTCATCGCCTCGTCGCCTCAGGCTCGGCCGCACGCCCTCGTTTCCCCCCCGCACATGAGCCCCAAAACCTTCCAGACGCCGCGCCTGCCCCACACCCCCCCGCAGAGTAAATCCTCGCCCTCCCCGCTCTCTCAGACTCTCTCTGGAGTTCAGCCCCAGCCGCAGTCCAACTTCATCACCCCCATGCACGCCACGCTCACCAAGTCCACTCACAGCAGCATCCCGCCCATCGTCAAACTCACCTCCCGGCCCCTCAACCCCGCTGTGATCACCACCACCGCCGCCTCCCCCTTCAACCCCCAAAGCTCCCGGTCTCAGGCAACCCCCCTCCTACACCAGTACTCTCCCAAAAGCCCAGCGGGCTTCCGCCTGCCGTTCTCAGGTGCCCAAGGAGGATCGACCAAGCCGGGGCAAGGCAGCTACACTCTGTCAGGCAGCCAGAAGACCCCCAACAGCAACAGCACCACCAACGCTAGCCTTATTAACACCATATCCATAAGCAAGCATTCAGGATCCAGTGCCTCCCCCACGATGTCCTCCGCCAACGCAGGCCAGCGTCAGAGGACTGGGGGCGGGACACCTCAGGGGGCCAAGCCAGTTGCGTCTGTCATATCGTCCTCTGTCTCTTCTCACTTACCACAG GTGTCCACGGCGGGgcgcggcagcctgctgggctcagCCTCGCCCCTCCCCCTGGGGTTTGGGATGCTCGGGGGCCTGGTGCCCGTGTCCCTGCCCTTCCAGTTCCCCCCCCTGCTGAACCTGCCTCCGCTCGGCACAGCGAGCTCCAGCACTGCAGCCGCCGGCGCCGCAGCCAATAGCAGCGCAGCGTTCTCCACCCTGACGCAGA atctctaTAAGAGTCTCCAGTCAGGGTCTCAGGTTGCTCTACCTCCTCACTTGCAGCTCGCTTTCTCAG ATGTCAGTCAGAGCCAGGCAGGAGACGCCAAGAGGAAGCCTCTATGA